One Candidatus Limnocylindrales bacterium genomic window carries:
- a CDS encoding carboxyl transferase domain-containing protein has product MQRLVSQIRTDTAEFAENRRVNEELVAELNRRQEKIRLGGPEKARQRHVARGKLLPRDRVEGLLDPGSPFLELSTLAAYDMYDGDAPCAGVITGIGRIRGRLAMIICNDATVKGGTVYPITVKKTIRAQTIALENRIATVYLVDSGGAFLPLQSEIFPDAHNGGRGFYMQARMSAAGVPQVAVVMGSCTAGGAYTPAMCDENVIVGGQGTIFLGGPPLVKAATGEEVTAEDLGGGDVHSRISGVVDHLAGSDREGLSIARDIFENLVRRPHEQPGRETPEEPFYDPAELYGIIPKDTRTPYDCREVIARLVDGSRFHEFKQRYGTTLVTGFARLYGHTIGIIANNGVIFSEASLKATHFIELCCQRRVPILFLQNITGFMVGRKYEHGGITKDGAKMVHAVSNADVPKLTVIVGASHGAGNYAMCGRAYGPRFLFMWPNSRISVMGGEQAAGVLLQVKKAQLAGDGQEMDPMMEKAIHDQVVSTYEAEGSPYYSTARLWDDGILDPLQTRAALGLALEATLQEPVAETRFGVFRM; this is encoded by the coding sequence ATGCAGCGGCTGGTCTCGCAGATCCGCACCGACACCGCCGAGTTCGCCGAGAACAGGCGCGTGAACGAGGAGCTGGTGGCCGAGCTGAATCGGCGCCAGGAGAAGATTCGCCTGGGCGGGCCGGAGAAGGCGCGCCAGCGCCACGTCGCGCGCGGCAAGCTGCTGCCGCGCGACCGCGTCGAGGGGCTGCTCGACCCCGGATCGCCGTTCCTCGAGCTGTCGACGCTGGCGGCCTACGACATGTACGACGGCGACGCGCCGTGCGCGGGCGTCATCACCGGCATCGGCCGCATCCGCGGCCGTCTGGCGATGATCATCTGCAACGACGCGACAGTGAAGGGCGGCACCGTCTATCCGATCACCGTCAAGAAGACGATCCGCGCGCAGACCATCGCGCTCGAGAACCGCATCGCCACCGTCTACCTCGTCGATTCGGGCGGCGCGTTCCTGCCGCTGCAGTCGGAGATCTTCCCGGACGCGCACAACGGCGGGCGCGGCTTCTACATGCAGGCGCGCATGTCGGCAGCCGGCGTTCCGCAGGTCGCGGTGGTGATGGGATCGTGCACGGCCGGCGGCGCCTACACGCCGGCGATGTGCGACGAGAACGTGATCGTGGGCGGGCAGGGCACGATCTTCCTCGGTGGGCCGCCGCTGGTGAAGGCGGCCACCGGCGAGGAAGTGACGGCCGAAGACCTCGGCGGCGGCGACGTGCACTCGCGCATTTCGGGCGTCGTCGATCATCTGGCCGGCTCCGATCGCGAAGGGCTGTCCATCGCGCGCGACATCTTCGAGAACCTAGTGCGCAGGCCGCACGAGCAGCCGGGCCGCGAAACGCCCGAAGAGCCGTTCTACGATCCGGCCGAGCTCTACGGCATCATCCCGAAGGACACGCGCACGCCCTACGACTGCCGCGAGGTGATCGCGCGCCTGGTCGACGGCAGCCGCTTCCACGAGTTCAAGCAGCGCTACGGGACCACGCTCGTTACCGGCTTCGCGCGCCTGTACGGACACACGATCGGCATCATCGCCAACAACGGCGTGATCTTCTCGGAGGCCTCGCTCAAGGCCACGCACTTCATCGAGCTGTGCTGCCAGCGGCGCGTGCCGATCCTGTTCCTGCAAAACATCACCGGCTTCATGGTCGGCAGGAAGTACGAGCACGGCGGCATCACCAAGGACGGCGCCAAGATGGTACACGCCGTCTCCAACGCCGACGTGCCCAAGCTGACGGTGATCGTGGGCGCCAGCCACGGCGCCGGAAACTATGCGATGTGCGGGCGCGCCTATGGGCCGCGTTTCCTGTTCATGTGGCCCAACTCGCGCATCTCGGTGATGGGCGGCGAGCAGGCGGCGGGCGTGCTGCTGCAGGTCAAGAAGGCGCAGCTTGCGGGCGACGGGCAGGAGATGGACCCGATGATGGAGAAGGCGATCCATGACCAGGTCGTCTCCACCTACGAAGCCGAGGGCAGCCCCTACTACAGCACCGCGCGCCTGTGGGACGACGGCATCCTCGACCCGCTGCAGACCCGCGCCGCGCTCGGCCTGGCGCTCGAGGCGACGCTGCAGGAGCCGGTCGCGGAAACCAGGTTCGGCGTCTTCCGGATGTAG
- a CDS encoding CBS domain-containing protein, with protein MTARPDSVDPIAGFIRDSIADLETGDGARTFDENMLRQPLAVLPPAVPVTVETPASVLETIELMHERHIGCVLVVRSGKLKGIFTDRDVVSRVVAAGLDPSKMAVRRVMTPKPECLRPTDSIAFALNLMGLGGYRHIPLVDKAGAPVGVVSVKDIVGYLVGFFPKSVLNLPPRPRANYAREREGA; from the coding sequence GTGACCGCGCGCCCCGACAGCGTCGATCCGATCGCCGGCTTCATTCGCGACAGCATTGCCGACCTGGAGACCGGCGACGGAGCCCGCACGTTCGACGAGAACATGCTGCGCCAGCCGCTTGCGGTGCTGCCGCCGGCGGTGCCGGTGACGGTGGAGACGCCGGCGTCGGTCCTGGAGACCATCGAGCTGATGCACGAGCGTCACATCGGATGCGTGCTGGTGGTGCGCAGCGGTAAGCTCAAGGGCATCTTCACCGACCGTGACGTGGTCTCGCGCGTGGTCGCCGCCGGCCTGGACCCGAGCAAGATGGCGGTGCGGCGCGTGATGACGCCGAAGCCGGAATGCTTGCGCCCCACCGACTCGATCGCGTTCGCGCTGAACCTGATGGGCCTCGGTGGATACCGCCACATCCCCTTGGTAGACAAGGCGGGCGCGCCGGTCGGCGTCGTGTCCGTCAAGGACATCGTCGGCTACCTCGTAGGGTTCTTCCCGAAGAGCGTGCTCAACCTTCCGCCGAGGCCACGGGCCAACTACGCGCGCGAGCGCGAGGGCGCATAG
- a CDS encoding 2-oxoacid:ferredoxin oxidoreductase subunit beta yields the protein MSTVGSENLEGGARPAPGRKDFASDQDVRWCPGCGDYAILAQVQKVMPELGVARENIVFISGIGCSSRFPYYMNTYGFHGIHGRAPALATGLKLARPELSVWIVTGDGDGLSIGGNHLIHILRRNLDVNILLFNNEIYGLTKGQYSPTSRLGLATKSSPMGVVDPPFEPAALALGAGATFIARTVDVETRHLQAVLMRAAAHKGTSFVEILQNCPVFNDGVYDDLSNRLTKNEHQLLLEHGKPLVFGEGLKKGIRLRADLSPEVVRVDAVPASDLVVHDETNPVVTQLLSRLGRDGLPVPLGVLRAVQGASHPLYEQSVHAQIEQARAAKGEGSFDRLYRSGETWTVA from the coding sequence GTGAGCACGGTCGGCAGCGAGAATCTCGAAGGCGGCGCCAGGCCGGCGCCGGGAAGAAAGGACTTCGCCAGCGATCAGGACGTACGCTGGTGCCCGGGCTGCGGCGACTACGCGATCCTTGCCCAGGTGCAGAAGGTGATGCCGGAGCTCGGCGTGGCGCGCGAGAACATCGTGTTCATCTCGGGCATCGGCTGCTCGAGCCGCTTTCCGTACTACATGAACACGTACGGCTTCCACGGCATCCACGGCCGCGCACCCGCGCTGGCCACGGGCCTGAAGCTGGCGCGTCCGGAGCTGTCGGTGTGGATCGTCACCGGCGACGGCGACGGCCTCTCGATCGGCGGCAACCACCTGATCCACATCCTGCGCCGCAACCTGGACGTCAACATCCTGCTCTTCAACAACGAGATCTACGGTCTGACCAAGGGCCAGTACTCGCCGACCTCCAGGCTGGGTCTGGCCACGAAGTCGAGTCCGATGGGCGTGGTCGATCCGCCCTTCGAGCCCGCCGCGCTCGCGCTCGGCGCCGGCGCGACCTTCATCGCGCGCACGGTCGACGTGGAGACCAGGCACCTGCAGGCGGTGCTGATGCGCGCTGCCGCGCACAAGGGCACCTCCTTCGTCGAGATCCTCCAGAACTGCCCGGTGTTCAACGACGGCGTCTACGACGACCTCAGCAATCGCCTCACCAAGAACGAGCACCAGCTCCTGCTCGAGCACGGCAAGCCGCTCGTGTTCGGCGAAGGCCTGAAGAAGGGCATCCGCCTGCGCGCCGACCTGTCGCCCGAAGTGGTCCGCGTCGATGCCGTGCCTGCGTCCGATCTGGTCGTGCACGACGAAACCAATCCGGTGGTGACCCAGCTCCTGTCGCGCCTCGGACGCGACGGGCTGCCGGTGCCGCTCGGCGTCCTGCGCGCGGTCCAGGGCGCTTCGCACCCGCTCTACGAGCAGAGCGTGCACGCGCAGATCGAGCAGGCACGTGCGGCCAAGGGCGAGGGCAGCTTCGATCGCCTCTATCGCAGCGGCGAGACCTGGACGGTTGCGTGA
- a CDS encoding 2-oxoacid:acceptor oxidoreductase subunit alpha gives MSQASGVPPSTDSAPSGGTPKRLETVETVVIRFAGDSGDGMQLTGTKFTTESALAGNDIATLPDFPAEIRAPAGTLAGVSGFQLHFSSKRVFTPGDQPDVLVAMNPAALRVNVEDLREGGTLILDADAFTKSNLSKAGYTDSPVKSGELGRWRVFEVPMTKLTSQAVSDMDLPQRTVVRCRNFFALGLCSWLYQRPIEETLRWIEARFKKSPALVEANTRVFKAGWNFGETTELFTSRYSVAPATIEPGLYTSVTGNQALAWGLMTAAAKAGLRLVYGSYPITPASDILHELSAHKHFGVVTFQAEDEIAAIGAAVGASFGGALGVTASSGPGIALKAEAIGLAVMTELPLVVVNVQRGGPSTGLPTKTEQADLLQALYGRNGECPVAVLAASTPVDCFDAAIEAVRVATRYMTPVILLSDGYLANGAQPWRLPTYEDVAMEPVRFWTQTVGFQPYLRDEDTLARPWVRPGTPGLEHRIGGIEKDYDSGDISYAPANHERMVRVRAGKIARIADELPATRVSGSELGEAVVVGWGSTFGAIEEAVARLNAAGTAVGHVHLRWLNPLPRDLGKVLRRYRTVLVPELNTGQLVRVLRDELLVDAVPVSKIQGLPFTAAELVTRIGALIEERRREASR, from the coding sequence ATGTCCCAGGCATCCGGCGTACCGCCGTCCACGGACTCCGCGCCATCCGGCGGCACGCCCAAGAGACTCGAGACCGTTGAGACCGTCGTCATCCGCTTCGCCGGCGACTCCGGCGACGGCATGCAGCTGACGGGAACCAAGTTCACCACCGAATCCGCGCTGGCCGGCAACGACATCGCCACGCTCCCGGACTTCCCCGCCGAAATTCGCGCGCCCGCCGGAACCCTTGCCGGGGTCAGCGGCTTCCAGCTCCACTTCTCCAGCAAGCGCGTGTTCACGCCTGGCGATCAGCCCGACGTATTGGTGGCAATGAATCCCGCGGCCTTGCGCGTCAACGTTGAGGATCTGCGCGAAGGCGGAACGCTGATCCTGGACGCCGACGCGTTCACCAAATCCAACCTCTCCAAGGCGGGCTACACGGACTCGCCGGTCAAGAGCGGAGAGCTCGGCCGCTGGCGCGTCTTCGAAGTTCCGATGACCAAGCTTACCTCCCAGGCCGTCTCGGACATGGACCTGCCTCAGCGGACGGTGGTGCGCTGCCGCAACTTCTTCGCGCTCGGCCTGTGCAGCTGGCTCTACCAGCGGCCGATCGAGGAGACGCTGCGATGGATCGAGGCGCGCTTCAAGAAAAGCCCTGCATTGGTCGAGGCAAACACGCGAGTTTTCAAGGCCGGCTGGAACTTTGGCGAGACCACCGAGCTGTTCACGAGTCGCTACTCGGTGGCACCGGCGACGATCGAGCCGGGCCTGTATACCAGCGTGACCGGCAATCAGGCGCTGGCCTGGGGACTGATGACGGCGGCGGCCAAGGCAGGCCTGCGCCTGGTGTACGGGTCGTACCCGATCACGCCGGCCAGCGACATCCTCCACGAGCTGTCGGCGCACAAGCACTTCGGCGTGGTGACGTTCCAGGCCGAGGACGAGATCGCGGCCATCGGCGCGGCCGTCGGCGCCTCCTTCGGCGGTGCGCTCGGTGTCACGGCCTCCAGCGGCCCGGGCATCGCCCTGAAGGCCGAGGCCATCGGCCTGGCCGTCATGACCGAGCTTCCGCTGGTCGTGGTCAACGTGCAGCGCGGAGGCCCGAGCACCGGGCTGCCCACCAAGACCGAGCAGGCCGACCTGCTGCAGGCCCTCTACGGCCGCAACGGCGAATGCCCGGTGGCGGTGCTGGCCGCATCGACGCCGGTCGACTGCTTCGACGCGGCCATCGAGGCCGTGCGCGTGGCGACCCGGTACATGACACCCGTCATCCTTCTCTCCGACGGCTATCTCGCCAACGGCGCCCAGCCATGGCGCCTGCCCACGTACGAAGACGTGGCGATGGAGCCGGTCCGGTTCTGGACCCAGACCGTCGGCTTCCAGCCGTACCTGCGCGATGAGGACACGCTGGCACGGCCCTGGGTGCGGCCGGGCACGCCGGGGCTCGAACATCGCATCGGCGGCATCGAGAAGGATTACGACAGCGGTGACATCAGCTACGCGCCGGCCAACCACGAGCGCATGGTTCGGGTGCGCGCGGGCAAGATCGCCCGCATCGCCGACGAGCTTCCGGCAACCCGCGTCAGCGGAAGCGAGCTGGGCGAGGCGGTGGTGGTGGGATGGGGGTCGACCTTCGGTGCGATCGAAGAGGCGGTCGCGCGCCTGAACGCGGCGGGCACGGCCGTCGGCCACGTGCACCTTCGCTGGCTCAATCCGCTTCCGCGCGATCTCGGCAAGGTGCTGCGGCGCTATCGCACCGTGCTGGTGCCGGAGCTGAATACCGGCCAGCTCGTGCGCGTGCTGCGTGACGAGCTCCTCGTGGACGCGGTGCCCGTCAGCAAGATCCAGGGGCTTCCATTCACGGCCGCCGAACTGGTGACCAGGATCGGCGCGCTCATCGAGGAGCGGCGACGGGAGGCGAGCAGGTGA
- a CDS encoding lysophospholipid acyltransferase family protein, with protein sequence MHAPAAGLPAAPAAQRDGAIARTANYFVYAGLRGLWAVLGSVSPAAARGALQNVADLFARFDRRHVEVVRENLSIAFPEMDEASVEHLARVAFRNWGRIAAEIIHGRDLVAATPAAPWQRVAERAEQARAAGKGLLVLSAHTANFELLARTWGVRIGPVAVFHRSIHNDPIDRFVIADRRAMNVTSIGRGASVREALRLIKTGTCVAVALDQNQRPGHGIFVDMFGRPACTSTMLARLSLATGAPVLPVFGAWHGEHTIPVSGRPIWPPSPAPAPADRPKVVRELTQRYTRLIETFVRRHPEQWNWAHRRWKTQPEPSGDDASLQADIEALTE encoded by the coding sequence GTGCACGCGCCGGCCGCCGGTCTGCCGGCGGCGCCTGCGGCGCAACGCGACGGCGCGATCGCCCGCACCGCCAACTATTTCGTCTACGCCGGTCTGCGCGGCCTTTGGGCGGTGCTCGGGAGCGTCTCGCCGGCCGCTGCGCGCGGGGCGCTGCAGAACGTGGCCGACCTGTTCGCACGCTTCGACCGGCGCCACGTCGAAGTGGTGCGCGAGAATCTCTCGATCGCGTTCCCGGAAATGGACGAAGCCAGCGTGGAGCATCTGGCTCGCGTGGCGTTCCGGAACTGGGGGCGCATCGCAGCCGAGATCATCCATGGCCGCGACCTCGTCGCCGCCACGCCGGCGGCGCCGTGGCAGCGCGTCGCCGAGCGGGCCGAGCAGGCGCGCGCGGCGGGCAAGGGGCTGCTGGTCCTGAGCGCCCACACCGCCAACTTCGAGCTGTTGGCGCGCACCTGGGGCGTGCGCATCGGGCCGGTGGCCGTGTTCCACCGAAGCATCCACAACGACCCGATCGACCGCTTCGTCATCGCCGACCGCCGCGCCATGAACGTCACGTCGATCGGCCGCGGCGCCTCCGTGCGCGAGGCGCTGCGGCTGATCAAGACCGGCACCTGCGTGGCGGTGGCGCTGGATCAGAACCAGCGGCCCGGCCACGGGATCTTCGTCGACATGTTCGGCCGGCCCGCCTGCACCTCGACCATGCTGGCGCGCCTCTCGCTGGCCACCGGTGCGCCGGTCCTGCCGGTCTTTGGCGCCTGGCACGGCGAGCACACCATTCCCGTCTCAGGCCGCCCGATCTGGCCGCCTTCGCCGGCGCCCGCGCCCGCAGACAGGCCCAAAGTGGTGCGTGAGCTGACGCAGCGATACACGCGTTTGATCGAGACTTTCGTGCGCCGGCATCCCGAGCAGTGGAACTGGGCGCACCGGCGCTGGAAGACCCAGCCCGAGCCGAGCGGAGACGACGCCTCGCTGCAGGCGGACATCGAAGCGCTGACGGAATGA
- a CDS encoding protein meaA, producing the protein MEKRDQAPKKDAPWIIRTYSGYSSARLSNELYRSNLAKGQTGLSVAFDLPTQTGYDSDHPLARGEVGKVGVPICGIADMETLFEGIPLDRMNTSMTINATGAWLLSLYIAVAEKQGVKPAQLSGTIQNDLIKEYLSRGTYVFPPEPSMRLTTDIITYTVREIPKWNPINICSYHLQEAGATPVEELAFTLANAQAVLDSVRARGVAGEDMGQVFARISFFVNASIRFVEEVCKMRAFTQMWDEMGAQRYGVTDAKQRRFRYGVQVNSLGLTEQQPENNAIRIALEMLGVVLSRDARARSIQLPAWNEALGLPRPWDQQWSLRTQQIMAYETDLLEYPDIFNGSKVIEARVRELIEEARAEMARIDELGGAVAAVESSYMKQRLVESNARRVRRIEAGEQKVVGVNCFTETVPSPLMADAEGAIIKVDPKGEAEQIERLQAFRSSRNKAEVDAAVRGLRDAAIGGDNIMNASIRCALAGVTTGEWSDTLREIFGEYRAPTGVSGQAAPASEDLEGVRGRVAALTQRLGHVPRLLVGKPGLDGHSNGAEQIAVRARDAGFDVIYQGIRMTVEEIVATAQEEDVDAIGLSILSGSHMSLVPETLSQLAKAGMGDVPLIIGGIIPEDDARELRKSGVAGVYTPKNFELTRIMSDILEILEQKQAA; encoded by the coding sequence ATGGAAAAGCGCGATCAGGCCCCGAAGAAAGACGCTCCCTGGATCATTCGCACCTACTCGGGCTACAGCTCGGCCAGGCTCTCCAACGAGCTCTACCGCAGCAACCTCGCCAAGGGTCAGACCGGCCTGTCGGTGGCCTTCGATCTGCCCACGCAGACCGGTTACGACAGCGACCATCCGCTCGCGCGCGGCGAGGTCGGAAAGGTAGGCGTGCCGATCTGCGGCATCGCGGACATGGAGACGCTGTTCGAGGGGATTCCCCTCGACCGCATGAACACCTCCATGACGATCAATGCGACGGGCGCCTGGCTGCTCTCGCTCTACATCGCGGTGGCCGAGAAGCAGGGGGTCAAGCCCGCCCAGCTCTCCGGCACCATCCAGAACGATCTGATCAAGGAATACCTTTCGCGCGGCACGTACGTCTTTCCGCCCGAACCCTCGATGCGGCTGACCACCGACATCATCACCTACACCGTGCGCGAGATTCCCAAGTGGAACCCCATCAACATCTGCAGCTATCACCTGCAGGAAGCGGGCGCGACGCCGGTCGAGGAGCTGGCGTTCACACTCGCCAACGCGCAGGCCGTGCTCGACTCCGTGCGCGCACGCGGCGTTGCCGGCGAGGACATGGGACAGGTGTTCGCGCGCATCTCCTTCTTCGTCAACGCGTCCATCCGCTTCGTCGAGGAAGTCTGCAAGATGCGCGCGTTCACGCAGATGTGGGACGAGATGGGCGCGCAGCGCTACGGCGTCACCGACGCCAAGCAGCGCCGCTTCCGCTACGGCGTGCAGGTGAATTCCCTCGGGCTGACCGAGCAGCAGCCCGAAAACAATGCCATCCGCATCGCGCTCGAGATGCTCGGCGTGGTGCTCTCGCGCGACGCTCGCGCGCGCTCCATCCAGCTGCCGGCTTGGAACGAGGCGCTCGGCCTTCCGCGGCCGTGGGATCAGCAGTGGTCGCTGCGCACCCAGCAGATCATGGCTTATGAGACCGACCTGCTGGAGTACCCGGACATCTTCAACGGCTCCAAGGTCATCGAGGCGCGCGTGCGCGAGCTGATCGAGGAAGCGCGCGCGGAGATGGCCAGGATCGACGAGCTCGGCGGCGCCGTGGCGGCCGTCGAGTCGAGCTACATGAAGCAGCGCCTGGTCGAATCCAATGCGCGCCGCGTGCGGCGCATCGAAGCCGGCGAGCAGAAGGTGGTCGGCGTCAACTGCTTCACCGAAACCGTGCCCTCGCCTCTGATGGCGGATGCCGAAGGCGCCATCATCAAGGTGGATCCCAAGGGTGAGGCCGAGCAGATCGAGCGCCTGCAGGCGTTCCGCAGCTCGCGCAACAAGGCCGAGGTCGACGCCGCCGTGCGCGGCCTGCGCGACGCGGCCATCGGTGGCGACAACATCATGAACGCCTCCATCCGCTGCGCGCTGGCTGGCGTCACCACCGGCGAGTGGTCGGATACGCTGCGCGAGATCTTCGGCGAGTACCGCGCCCCGACCGGCGTCTCGGGCCAGGCCGCGCCTGCCAGCGAAGACCTCGAGGGCGTGCGCGGCCGCGTAGCCGCCCTGACGCAGCGGCTCGGGCACGTGCCGCGGCTGCTGGTGGGAAAGCCCGGGCTGGACGGCCACAGCAACGGCGCCGAGCAGATCGCGGTGCGCGCACGCGACGCCGGGTTCGACGTCATCTACCAGGGCATCCGCATGACGGTCGAAGAGATCGTGGCCACGGCCCAGGAAGAGGACGTCGATGCCATCGGGCTGTCGATCCTGTCGGGCTCGCACATGTCGCTGGTGCCCGAGACGCTCTCGCAGCTGGCCAAGGCCGGCATGGGCGACGTGCCGCTGATCATCGGCGGCATCATTCCCGAAGACGATGCGCGCGAGCTGCGAAAGAGCGGAGTGGCCGGCGTCTACACGCCGAAGAACTTCGAGCTGACCCGCATCATGAGCGACATCCTCGAGATCCTGGAGCAGAAGCAGGCGGCATAG
- a CDS encoding serine hydrolase domain-containing protein has protein sequence MSNPSSDWRTIDQTIKAAADSGAVPGAVAIIIGRDGVLHEAAAGTPHGTGTMFRIASMTKAVTSVAALQLVEQGRLSLDAAVASIVPEFGELQVLEGFDGNRPRLRPPARQATIRQLMTHTAGHGYWFSNADLLRYHDLTDTPTVITGRKISIRTPLVSDPGTRWEYGVNTDWLGLVVECVSGKTLDRYFASHIFEPLGMKEASFTPTQEQRSRMMPVHQRVGAQLELNGFEFEGRPEFWAGGHGVYATAGDFGRFLRALLRGGELDGARILQQDTSDLMFSDQLSGIALPEQMKSAVPELTNDVATPPVRQTWGLGLHVVLEDLPGMRRAGTGDWAGLFNSYYWIDRTSGMAGAFFTQILPFFDLGAVQTAMSVEAAAYAQLGIV, from the coding sequence ATGAGCAACCCGTCCTCCGACTGGCGCACCATCGATCAGACTATCAAGGCCGCAGCCGATTCGGGCGCCGTTCCCGGCGCGGTGGCGATCATCATCGGACGCGACGGCGTCCTGCACGAGGCCGCCGCCGGAACACCGCACGGCACCGGCACGATGTTCCGCATCGCATCGATGACGAAGGCGGTCACGAGTGTGGCCGCTCTGCAGCTCGTCGAGCAGGGCCGGCTCTCCCTCGATGCGGCGGTGGCGAGCATCGTGCCCGAGTTCGGCGAGCTGCAGGTGCTCGAAGGTTTCGACGGCAATCGCCCGCGCCTGCGGCCGCCTGCGCGTCAGGCGACGATCCGCCAGCTCATGACGCACACCGCCGGGCACGGCTACTGGTTCAGCAACGCCGACCTGCTGCGCTACCACGACCTCACCGACACGCCCACCGTCATCACGGGCCGGAAGATCTCCATCCGCACGCCGCTCGTCAGCGATCCGGGCACGCGCTGGGAATACGGCGTCAACACCGACTGGCTCGGCCTGGTGGTGGAATGCGTGAGCGGCAAGACGCTCGACCGCTACTTCGCGTCGCACATCTTCGAGCCCCTTGGCATGAAGGAAGCCTCCTTCACGCCGACGCAGGAGCAGCGCTCACGGATGATGCCCGTGCATCAGCGCGTGGGAGCGCAACTCGAGCTCAATGGCTTCGAGTTCGAAGGCCGGCCCGAGTTCTGGGCCGGCGGCCACGGCGTCTACGCGACCGCGGGGGACTTCGGCCGCTTCCTTCGCGCCCTGCTGCGAGGCGGCGAGCTCGACGGCGCGCGCATCCTGCAGCAAGACACCAGCGACCTCATGTTCAGCGATCAGCTCTCGGGCATCGCGCTGCCCGAGCAGATGAAGTCGGCCGTGCCCGAGCTGACCAACGACGTCGCCACGCCGCCCGTGCGGCAGACCTGGGGCCTTGGCCTGCACGTCGTGCTCGAGGATCTGCCCGGCATGCGGCGCGCGGGCACCGGCGACTGGGCGGGTCTCTTCAACTCCTACTACTGGATCGATCGCACCAGCGGCATGGCCGGAGCGTTTTTCACGCAGATCCTGCCCTTCTTCGACCTCGGCGCCGTGCAGACCGCGATGAGCGTGGAGGCGGCGGCCTACGCGCAGCTCGGCATCGTCTGA
- a CDS encoding right-handed parallel beta-helix repeat-containing protein, which produces MRRLPRAIAAAAACACVLAAAPSSGETLRVTSAADSGAGSLRAAIEEANLAEEPATISIAIDAADAIIVESALPEITADGTVIDGGGATIREGPGCVRPGGKAGCDGLAITAAHVTVRNLTAAGFTFDGVSVRGAKANHVTIRDVVALDNLDDGVGVSAAAGPVLVDRCLLMGNGFRTKGKGLLVFDHAEATLRDSVVVANRDGVTVTKNSHVRLERSIIAGSFDKGLGAGDARITGTGNLIVANGTGEEFAEKVPNGDGLRLSLAAKAVLTDTHIDANGDSGVVAIDGSMAELRGGSVASNGGFGIVASGDANVQVSGVVVEDNAKGAVSTRQGGRTNLRPPR; this is translated from the coding sequence ATGAGAAGATTGCCGCGGGCAATCGCGGCCGCGGCTGCGTGTGCATGCGTGCTGGCGGCCGCGCCATCGAGTGGCGAGACGCTGCGGGTGACGTCGGCGGCGGATTCGGGCGCCGGCTCGCTTCGCGCAGCCATCGAGGAAGCCAACCTGGCCGAAGAGCCTGCGACGATCTCGATCGCCATCGACGCCGCTGACGCGATCATCGTCGAGAGCGCGCTGCCCGAGATCACGGCCGACGGCACGGTGATCGACGGCGGCGGCGCGACCATTCGCGAAGGTCCCGGCTGCGTGCGGCCCGGCGGTAAGGCCGGCTGCGATGGCCTGGCCATCACCGCCGCGCACGTGACGGTGCGCAATCTGACGGCGGCCGGCTTCACCTTCGACGGTGTCTCCGTGCGAGGCGCCAAGGCGAACCACGTCACGATCCGGGACGTCGTCGCGCTCGACAATCTCGATGACGGCGTCGGGGTTTCGGCCGCCGCCGGGCCGGTGCTCGTGGATCGCTGCCTCCTCATGGGCAACGGCTTTCGCACCAAGGGCAAGGGGCTGCTGGTATTCGACCACGCCGAAGCGACGTTGCGGGACAGCGTGGTGGTCGCCAACCGTGATGGCGTGACCGTCACCAAGAACAGTCACGTGCGCCTGGAGCGCAGCATCATCGCCGGAAGTTTCGACAAGGGACTGGGCGCGGGTGACGCACGCATAACCGGCACGGGCAATCTGATCGTGGCCAACGGGACCGGGGAGGAGTTCGCCGAGAAGGTGCCCAACGGCGACGGCCTGCGGCTGTCGCTGGCGGCCAAGGCCGTCCTGACCGACACCCACATCGATGCCAATGGGGACTCGGGTGTCGTCGCCATCGACGGATCGATGGCCGAGCTGCGCGGCGGAAGCGTGGCCTCCAACGGCGGCTTCGGCATCGTGGCCTCGGGTGATGCCAACGTGCAGGTCAGCGGCGTCGTCGTCGAGGACAACGCCAAGGGCGCGGTCAGCACGCGACAGGGCGGCCGCACCAACCTCCGCCCGCCAAGATAG